From the genome of Papaver somniferum cultivar HN1 chromosome 2, ASM357369v1, whole genome shotgun sequence, one region includes:
- the LOC113347079 gene encoding protein NRT1/ PTR FAMILY 4.3-like, whose product MEENKGGFEAGYKSLNKMGDRKGGFRATIFIYVLIALENMGFVANMVSMVLYFLFVMHFDLAGSANTLTNFIGSTYLLCLFAGFISDTYLTRFNTCLVFGVIEILALAMVTIQAHYKELQPDAMMPMQACSGSTCLKGGKAAMFYVSLCLLALGAGGMRGTVPALGGDQFNQKDPNERKSLASYFNWLLLSTTFGATIGVTVIVWVSMNKGWDLGFFIATIAAIVGYVFLALGKPYYRIQTPGDSPILKIIQVIVVAFKNRKLEVPENSEELYEPVSTSTEAATTTTTVASCIDEEKITHTDQFRFLDKAAILRQDCSTSPTVDPWKVCTITQVEQVKILTRMLPIIASTILVNTCLAQLQTFSVQQGNSMDLHLGPSFKIPAASIPVIPLLFLTILIPIYEFLFVPFARKITKHPAGITQLQRVGVGLFLSAISMGVAGIVEVKRKNQAIKDPTKPISLFWLSFQYAIFGIADMFTLVGLLEFFYKEAPSGMRSLSTSFTYLSQSVGYFLSSVFVDLINTTTSRVTKSKRGWLDGQDLNKNNLNLFYWFLAILSFLNFANYLFWASWYKYKASNDEHMVDSDIDVHDNPAFELSSSKQKALNRSNSGSPYFINQQRDQDISPQPNGAKYIEK is encoded by the exons ATG GAAGAAAACAAGGGAGGTTTTGAAGCAGGATATAAGTCTCTTAACAAAATGGGTGACCGAAAAGGCGGTTTTCGAGCTACAATCTTCATTTATG TTTTGATTGCTCTTGAGAATATGGGATTTGTTGCAAACATGGTGAGCATGGTACTCTACTTCCTGTTTGTAATGCACTTCGATTTAGCCGGTTCAGCAAATACTCTCACGAATTTCATCGGTTCGACTTATTTGCTCTGTCTCTTTGCCGGTTTCATCTCCGACACTTACTTAACTAGATTCAATACATGCCTTGTATTCGGAGTGATCGAAATTCTG GCATTGGCAATGGTGACAATTCAAGCTCATTACAAAGAATTACAGCCGGATGCAATGATGCCAATGCAAGCTTGCAGTGGTTCGACTTGTCTAAAAGGCGGTAAAGCGGCCATGTTCTACGTGTCCTTATGTTTGCTGGCACTGGGTGCAGGTGGAATGAGAGGAACTGTACCGGCACTGGGTGGTGACCAATTCAATCAAAAGGATCCAAATGAAAGGAAGTCTCTTGCCAGCTATTTCAATTGGCTTTTACTGAGTACAACCTTTGGAGCTACTATTGGTGTGACTGTAATTGTGTGGGTCAGCATGAATAAAGGTTGGGACTTAGGCTTCTTCATTGCCACAATTGCTGCTATCGTGGGTTACGTCTTCCTGGCTCTCGGAAAACCTTACTATCGGATACAAACACCAGGGGACAGCCCAATCTTGAAGATTATACAG GTTATTGTTGTGGCATTTAAAAATCGGAAACTGGAGGTACCAGAAAATTCCGAGGAACTGTACGAGCCAGTCAGCACAAGtactgaagcagcaacaacaacaacaacagtagctAGTTGCATCGATGAGGAAAAAATCACACATACTGACCAGTTCAG GTTTCTAGACAAAGCTGCAATTCTTCGCCAAGATTGCTCAACGTCACCAACTGTGGATCCATGGAAAGTCTGTACAATTACCCAAGTTGAACAAGTAAAAATCCTAACTAGAATGTTACCAATCATAGCTAGTACCATCCTAGTAAATACATGTCTAGCCCAACTTCAGACCTTCTCAGTTCAACAGGGTAACAGCATGGACCTTCACCTAGGACCTTCTTTCAAAATCCCTGCAGCTTCAATACCAGTCATCCCTCTTCTCTTCTTAACCATTCTCATACccatctatgaattccttttcgtcCCCTTTGCAAGAAAGATTACGAAACACCCTGCTGGCATAACTCAACTTCAACGTGTCGGAGTCGGGCTATTTCTCTCGGCCATCTCAATGGGTGTAGCAGGTATTGTAGAGGTAAAAAGAAAGAACCAAGCCATCAAAGACCCAACCAAACCCATTAGCCTTTTCTGGTTGTCGTTCCAGTACGCCATTTTCGGTATCGCCGATATGTTTACGTTGGTGGGTCTATTGGAATTCTTTTATAAGGAAGCTCCGTCAGGGATGAGATCACTATCAACTTCATTCACATACTTGTCACAATCCGTGGGTTACTTCTTGAGCAGTGTTTTTGTTGATCTCATCAACACTACAACATCTAGAGTTACCAAGAGCAAAAGAGGATGGTTAGATGGTCAAGACTTGAACAAAAACAACTTGAACCTCTTCTATTGGTTCTTAGCTATCCTTAGTTTCCTAAACTTTGCGAACTATCTGTTTTGGGCTTCGTGGTACAAGTATAAAGCTAGCAATGATGAACATATGGTTGATAGTGATATTGATGTTCATGATAATCCTGCTTTTGAACTCTCTAGTAGTAAACAGAAAGCTCTTAACAGAAGCAATAGTGGATCACCTTATTTCATCAACCAGCAGCGTGATCAAGACATTTCTCCTCAACCAAATGGAGCTAAATATATAGAAAAATAA
- the LOC113347080 gene encoding GPI ethanolamine phosphate transferase 3: protein MMEAIGKWRLISPFFIILILHCIAILLFTRGFLLTRTELSTFSTCSDISNSPCNNPNLNDQNQNDSRVCWTKPAVDRVVIIVLDALRFDFLASSSFFEGEKKPWMDKLQILQKLASDEKSSAKIFKALADPPTTSLQRLKGLTTGGLPTFVDVGNSFGAPAIIEDNLIHQLVQNRKRVLMMGDDTWVQLFPDQFGKSYPYPSFNVKDLHTVDDGCVHHLIPSLYEDDWDVLIAHFLGVDHAGHIFGVDSTPMIEKLEQYNVILEKVVEVLKNQSGPGGLHENTFFMVMGDHGQTLNGDHGGGTAEEVETSLFAMSLKNPPASIPSALDTASCILDSNGKKACASTIQQLDFAATVTALLGIPFPYGSIGRVNPELYGLSSGTWNRPVISASNYKQSDLKKWMQNYANVLCVNSWQVKRYIDAYSAASVIGFSLEDLRHVADMYDQAQNNWSQRSENFSLCGNEIPNESCDASLTILQGQIDAYSNFLASVAELARSKWTEFDLKMMGVGLGIFVLSLFVHTVAIRRSDKLCQTSCPSNGDCHISLRVVSAIFLVAIRACSFLSNSYILTEGKVASFLLGTTGILNLRYSLVKKETLIEAVAFLLLNFVLRFTTEVGLSKQEGLSAFMNLYPLRTLAIDHEHPVLAFVSDIVPMLTLILLSYLLVKSTADNRCSSVLKYVYNTGAILSYTLIALHWALESNLLALPLVLKHVDRDYVPRMIYAIGLGLLALSALTHFFKKETSNYTESVLTKTIGVLSACSSTVILLLGRQGPLIALACITGGWCITRFGQLEVKTKNGIGVFTADPLPVTQWSLFAVCLFFSTGHWCAFDGLRYGAAFIGFDEFNLIRQAILLTIDTFGVSLILPILGLPLLVVLQNPYSQGTGRTQGRGIFFVKLSQVFLMYGLITAMTTMLTVICVTIQRRHLMVWGLFAPKFVFDVVGLLLTDVIICLISLYYFCELKMAPSRSGYQMSKKMSN from the exons ATGATGGAGGCGATAGGGAAATGGCGATTGATAAGTCCTTTCTTCATCATTCTGATTCTTCATTGTATTGCCATTTTATTATTTACAAGAGGATTTCTTCTTACCAGAACTGAACTCTCCACTTTCAGTACTTGTTCTGATATTTCTAACTCTCCTTGTAATAACCCTAATTtgaatgatcaaaatcaaaatgaTTCTAGGGTTTGTTGGACCAAACCTGCTGTTGATCGTGTGGTCATAATCGTGCTTGATGCATTAAG GTTCGACTTTCTTGCATCCAGTTCTTTCTTTGAAGGTGAGAAGAAGCCATGGATGGACAAGTTACAAATATTGCAGAAATTGGCGTCGGATGAGAAATCGTCAGCTAAGATTTTTAAGGCTCTTGCTGATCCGCCTACAACTAGTTTGCAACGTCTCAAG GGTTTGACAACTGGTGGACTTCCTACATTCGTGGATGTAGGAAATAGCTTTGGTGCTCCCGCAATTATCGAAGATAACTTGATACATCAG CTGGTTCAAAATAGAAAGCGGGTGTTGATGATGGGGGATGATACTTGGGTGCAGTTGTTTCCTGATCAATTTGGAAAATCTTACCCTTACCCTTCCTTTAATGTTAAAGACCTTCATACG GTAGATGATGGTTGTGTTCATCATTTGATTCCTTCTCTTTACGAGGATGACTGGGATGTCCTAATTGCTCATTTTCTTGGTGTG GATCACGCAGGCCATATATTTGGAGTGGATTCTACTCCCATGATAGAAAAGCTGGAACAATACAATGTGATTCTAGAA AAAGTAGTAGAAGTGCTGAAGAACCAATCTGGACCTGGAGGCTTACACGAAAATACCTTCTTTATGGTAATGGGAGATCATGGCCAAACCTTAAATGGCGATCATGGAGGAGGGACTGCCGAAGAG GTTGAAACATCGCTTTTTGCAATGAGTTTGAAGAATCCTCCTGCTTCCATACCATCTGCCCTTGATACTGCATCTTGCATATTGGATTCG AATGGAAAGAAGGCTTGTGCTAGCACCATCCAACAG CTTGACTTTGCTGCAACAGTAACCGCACTACTTGGCATTCCTTTTCCATATGGAAG CATTGGGCGTGTTAATCCTGAGTTATATGGTTTAAGTTCTGGAACTTGGAATCGACCAGTCATCAGTGCTTCAAATTACAAACAATCAGATTTGAAGAAGTGGATGCAAAACTATGCTAACGTTCTTTGCGTCAATTCCTGGCAG GTGAAACGATATATTGATGCTTATTCAGCAGCATCAGTTATTGGGTTTTCCTTAGAGGACTTGCGGCATGTTGCAGACATGTATGATCAAGCACAAAATAATTGGTCACAGAGATCAGAAAACTTCTCATTGTGTGGAAATGAAATCCCAAATGAAAGCTGTGATGCTTCATTAACTATTCTTCAGGGGCAAATTGATGCATATTCAAATTTCTTGGCAAGTGTTGCTGAACTTGCCCGCTCCAAATGGACAGAATTTGATTTAAAGATGATGGGTGTCGGCCTAGGAATTTTCGTTCTTTCATTGTTTGTACACACCGTTGCCATCAGGAGGTCTGACAAGCTATGCCAGACTTCTTGTCCTTCCAACGGTGATTGCCACATTTCTTTGAGGGTCGTTTCTGCTATTTTTCTGGTCGCAATACGGGCATGCAGTTTCCTATCAAATAGTTACATTT TAACAGAAGGAAAAGTAGCAAGCTTTCTTCTGGGCACGACTGGTATTTTAAATTTACGATATTCACTTGTGAAGAAGGAGACGTTGATAGAA GCTGTTGCATTTCTTCTGTTAAACTTTGTTCTGAGATTTACCACTGAAGTTGGATTATCAAAGCAGGAAGGCCTTTCAGCTTTTATGAACTTATACCCCCTAAGGACGCTTGCTATTGATCATGAGCACCCAGTTTTGGCGTTTGTTTCCGACATTGTACCAATGCTGACCCTAATTTTGCTCTCGTACTTATTGGTAAAGAGTACAGCTGATAACCGCTGTTCGAGTGTTTTAAAATATGTCTACAATACAGGAGCCATTTTAAGCTATACGCTTATTGCCCTTCATTGGGCGTTAGAAAGTAACCTGCTTGCCCTGCCACTGGTGCTGAAGCATGTGGACAGAGATTACGTTCCTCGGATGATATATGCTATTGGACTAGGGCTACTAGCATTGTCAGCATTAACCCACTTTTTCAAGAAAGAGACCTCAAATTACACAGAAAGTGTCCTTACAAAAACAATAGGAGTGTTATCTGCATGTAGTTCAACAGTCATATTATTATTGGGACGGCAAGGACCGTTGATTGCTTTGGCATGCATAACCGGAG GGTGGTGCATAACAAGATTTGGACAATTGGAGGTAAAGACCAAGAATGGCATTGGAGTCTTTACTGCTGATCCTCTTCCAGTAACCCAGTGGAGCCTTTTTGCTGTATGTCTATTTTTTTCTACTGGTCATTG GTGTGCCTTTGATGGTCTCCGATATGGTGCTGCATTTATTGG GTTTGATGAGTTCAACCTAATTCGCCAAGCTATCCTTCTTACAATTGATACATTTGGTGTTTCTCTCATCCTTCCTATTCTCGGCCTTCCATTACTTGTTGTCCTTCAGAATCCATATTCACAGGGTACTGGGAGGACCCAAGGAAGGGGGATCTTTTTTGTGAAATTATCTCAG GTGTTTCTTATGTATGGACTCATTACTGCAATGACAACCATGCTCACAGTAATATGTGTGACGATACAGAGAAGGCATTTGATG GTATGGGGATTATTTGCTCCGAAATTTGTGTTCGATGTGGTGGGCCTACTCCTTACCGATGTCATAATCTGTTTGATATCTCTTTATTACTTTTGTGAGTTGAAGATGGCACCTAGCAGATCAGGATATCAAATGAGTAAAAAGATGAGCAATTGA
- the LOC113347081 gene encoding flap endonuclease 1-like has translation MGIKSLTKLLTENAPKCMQKGNLRSYVGRPIAIDASCSIYQFLTVVGRNGTEVLTNQAGEPTSHLYGLFYRTVGLLDAGLKPVYVFDGKPPDLKRQEMAKRFLKREDAGKGLAAAIEIGDKEVIQKFSKRTVMVTKQHNDDCKKLLGLMGIPLVQASSEAEPECAALCKSGKVYAVSSEDMDTLTFGAPRFLRHLMGPSSKVPVVEFHLEKIQVLIHYGKSYNLKILFQGIGAQTALKLIRQHGSMECILENINRERYQVPENWPYHEVHHLFKEPLVSVDDQKPDFTWTGPDAKGLIKFLVEENGFSDHRVTKAIQKIEAAQKKSLTKQVVSTSVLKRLDNYFEW, from the exons ATGGGAATTAAGAGTTTAACGAAGCTGCTAACTGAAAATGCACCAAAGTGTATGCAGAAGGGAAATCTACGCAGTTATGTTGGTCGTCCGATTGCTATTGATGCTTCTTGTAGTATTTACCAGTTTCTT ACGGTAGTCGGAAGAAATGGGACTGAAGTGCTTACAAACCAAGCAGGTGAACCAACGAG TCATTTGTACGGGTTGTTTTATCGTACGGTTGGGCTACTGGATGCTGGATTGAAGCCTGT GTACGTTTTTGATGGGAAACCACCGGACTTAAAGAGGCAGGAGATGGCAAAACG GTTCTTAAAGAGGGAAGATGCTGGCAAGGGTTTAGCAGCAGCAATAGAG ATTGGAGATAAGGAAGTCATTCAGAAGTTCAGTAAACGAACTGTGATG GTGACCAAGCAACACAATGACGACTGCAAAAAGCTTCTTGGACTCATGGGAATACCTTTAGTTCAG GCTTCTTCTGAAGCTGAGCCAGAGTGTGCAGCACTATGCAAAAGTGGAAAG GTTTATGCTGTGTCTTCTGAAGACATGGATACCTTAACTTTCGGTGCTCCTAGATTTCTGCGCCATTTGATGGGTCCAAGCTCAAAAGTTCCAGTTGTGGAATTTCACTTGGAGAAG ATTCAGGTTCTCATTCATTATGGTAAAAGCTATAACCTTAAGATCTTGTTCCAAGGTATCGGCGCACAGACAGCCTTAAAGCTCATTCGACAGCATGGTTCTATGGAATGTATATTGGAGaacataaatagagaaag GTATCAAGTACCTGAAAATTGGCCTTATCACGAAGTTCACCATCTTTTTAAAGAACCTTTAGTCTCTGTTGATGATCAGAAACCTGATTTCACGTGGACTGGTCCAGATGCGAAG GGGCTCATTAAATTTCTGGTGGAGGAAAATGGGTTCAGTGATCATCGGGTCACAAAG GCTATACAAAAAATTGAAGCGGCTCAGAAAAAGTCACTCACCAAACAAGTGGTGAGCACGTCAGTTCTCAAAAG GTTAGATAATTACTTTGAGTGGTGA